A stretch of the Rosa rugosa chromosome 5, drRosRugo1.1, whole genome shotgun sequence genome encodes the following:
- the LOC133708322 gene encoding S-adenosylmethionine synthase 5-like, whose translation MALETFLFTSESVNEGHPDKLCDQISDAVLDACLAQDADSKVACETCTKTNMVMVFGEITTKANVDYEKIVRDTCRNIGFVSADVGLDADNCKVLVNIEQQSPDIAQGVHGHLTKRPEEIGAGDQGHMFGYATDETPELMPLSHVLATKLGAKLTEVRKNGTCAWLRPDGKTQVTVEYFNENGAMVPIRVHTVLISTQHDETVTNDEIAADLKEHVIKPVIPEKYLDEKTIFHLNPSGRFVIGGPHGDAGLTGRKIIIDTYGGWGAHGGGAFSGKDPTKVDRSGAYIVRQAAKSIVASGLARRCIVQVSYAIGVAEPLSVFVDSYGTGKIPDKEILKIVKENFDFRPGMIAINLDLKRGNGRFLKTAAYGHFGRDDADFTWEVVKPLKWDKVQA comes from the coding sequence ATGGCTCTTGAGACCTTCTTGTTCACCTCTGAGTCCGTCAATGAGGGTCACCCAGACAAGCTCTGCGACCAGATCTCCGACGCCGTGCTCGACGCCTGCCTAGCTCAGGACGCCGACAGCAAGGTGGCTTGCGAGACCTGCACCAAGACCAACATGGTCATGGTGTTCGGTGAGATCACCACCAAGGCTAATGTGGACTACGAGAAGATCGTCCGTGACACTTGCCGCAACATTGGGTTCGTGTCGGCCGACGTGGGTCTTGATGCTGACAACTGCAAGGTGCTCGTCAACATTGAGCAGCAGAGCCCTGATATTGCCCAAGGTGTCCATGGCCATTTGACCAAGAGGCCTGAGGAGATTGGAGCTGGTGACCAAGGTCACATGTTTGGCTATGCCACTGATGAGACCCCAGAGTTGATGCCTCTCAGCCATGTGCTCGCAACCAAGCTCGGTGCTAAGCTCACCGAAGTTCGCAAGAATGGTACCTGCGCATGGTTGAGGCCTGATGGCAAGACCCAAGTCACCGTTGAGTACTTCAATGAGAACGGTGCTATGGTTCCAATCCGTGTCCACACTGTCCTAATTTCGACCCAGCATGATGAAACCGTCACCAACGATGAGATTGCTGCTGATCTGAAGGAGCATGTGATCAAGCCTGTGATACCAGAGAAGTACCTTGATGAGAAGACCATCTTCCACTTGAACCCATCTGGCCGATTCGTCATTGGAGGACCTCATGGTGATGCTGGTCTCACCGGCCGCAAGATCATCATCGACACCTACGGAGGCTGGGGTGCTCACGGAGGTGGTGCCTTCTCCGGCAAGGACCCAACCAAGGTCGACAGGAGTGGAGCCTACATTGTGAGGCAGGCAGCCAAGTCCATTGTTGCCAGTGGACTTGCAAGGAGGTGCATTGTGCAAGTTTCTTATGCCATTGGTGTGGCTGAGCCACTGTCCGTGTTTGTTGACTCTTACGGCACCGGAAAGATTCCCGACAAGGAGATCCTCAAGATTGTGAAGGAGAACTTTGATTTCAGGCCTGGAATGATTGCCATCAATCTTGATCTCAAGAGGGGCAATGGAAGATTTTTGAAGACCGCTGCTTATGGGCATTTTGGAAGGGATGATGCTGACTTCACCTGGGAGGTGGTGAAGCCACTCAAGTGGGATAAGGTTCAAGCTTGA
- the LOC133712169 gene encoding autophagy-related protein 8i-like, giving the protein MGKIKSFKQEFSFDERLEESKNIIGKYPDRVPVIIERYSRTDLPEMEKKKYLVPRDMSVGQFIHILSSRLQLTPGKALFVFVKNTLPQTASRMDSIYESYKEDDGFLYMCYSSEKTFG; this is encoded by the exons ATGGGCAAGATCAAGTCTTTCAAGCAGGAGTTCTCTTTCG ATGAGCGTCTTGAAGAATCAAAGAACATCATTGGAAAATACCCAGATCGAGTTCCA GTTATCATTGAAAGATATTCGAGGACAGACCTGCCtgaaatggaaaagaaaaa ATACCTGGTTCCCAGAGATATGTCTGTTGGCCAGTTTATCCATATTTTAAGCAGCCGGCTTCAACTGACTCCTGGGAAAGCGCTTTTTGTATTTGTGAAGAACACATTACCTCAAACAG CAAGTCGTATGGATTCCATTTACGAAAGTTACAAGGAAGATgatggatttctgtatatgtgttaCAGCAGCGAGAAAACCTTTGGCTAA
- the LOC133712168 gene encoding uncharacterized protein LOC133712168 has product MTSLNFDDQDGVLRSITDAPPTHYTLKIESLSVLNKNSLEKYESGEFGAGGYKWKLVFYPNGNKRKNVKDHISLYLVMAGANTSQIHWGVHAVFRLFLLDQNTGNYLVFQEQKERRFHAMKLDWGFDQFLSLKDFSEASNGFLMDDTCVFGAEVFVSKERSTGKGECLSMVKDAVMYKHVWKIDSFSKINTDCHDSKTFSSGDQNWKIQLYPKGKGIGTGSHLSLYLALADPTSLPPGTKIYTEFTLRILEQTHQRHQFGKASLWFSASNPERGWQKFITLGFLSQTTMGFLLKDTCIVEAEVTVHGISNAL; this is encoded by the exons ATGACTAGTCTTAACTTCGATGACCAAGACG GTGTTTTGAGATCGATTACGGATGCACCGCCAACTCATTACACACTAAAAATAGAGTCACTTTCGGTGCTGAACAAAAATTCATTGGAGAAATATGAATCAGGGGAATTCGGAGCTGGAGGATACAAATG GAAACTTGTTTTCTATCCAAATGGAAACAAGAGAAAGAATGTTAAAGACCACATTTCCCTCTACCTGGTAATGGCTGGAGCAAATACTTCCCAGATACATTGGGGTGTACATGCTGTTTTCAGACTGTTTTTGCTGGATCAGAATACCGGCAACTACTTAGTTTTTCAGG AACAAAAGGAGAGGCGCTTTCATGCAATGAAGCTTGATTGGGGTTTCGATCAGTTTCTCTCCCTCAAAGACTTTTCTGAAGCTTCCAATGGATTTCTCATGGATGATACCTGTGTGTTTGGGGCAGAGGTCTTTGTTTCTAAGGAAAGAAGCACGGGCAAAGGAGAGTGTCTATCTATGGTGAAGGACGCTGTTATGTACAAACATGTTTGGAAGATTGACAGCTTCTCAAAGATAAACACAGACTGCCATGACTCCAAAACTTTCAGTTCTGGAGACCAAAACTG GAAGATACAACTCTATCCCAAGGGTAAAGGCATTGGAACGGGTAGTCATCTTTCCCTTTATTTGGCATTGGCTGATCCTACTTCTCTACCTCCTGGTACTAAAATATATACCGAGTTTACCCTGCGCATCCTTGAACAAACGCATCAAAGGCATCAGTTTGGTAAAG CTAGTTTATGGTTTAGTGCCTCAAATCCAGAAAGGGGTTGGCAGAAATTCATTACACTAGGCTTTCTCAGTCAGACAACCATGGGGTTTCTGTTGAAGGATACATGCATTGTGGAGGCAGAGGTCACCGTCCATGGAATTTCTAATGCACTATAG
- the LOC133711220 gene encoding autophagy-related protein 8i-like has translation MIGHNVPKSTDPVPILQDLTKWLQTKFITIENYEAGAYLRNRPTLSQYKDDRLLYLAKARRSLITELFYFYCTYTIIRLNLTRSNVIIERYSRTDLLEMEKKKYVVPRDISVGQFIHILSSRLQLTPGKALFVFVKNTLPQTASRMDSIYESYKEDDGFLYMCYSSEKTFG, from the exons ATGATCGGCCACAATGTGCCCAAATCTACTGATCCGGTGCCAATTTTGCAGGACTTAACAAAATGGCTACAAA CAAAATTCATAACAATTGAAAATTATGAAGCTGGTGCTTATCTTAGAAATCGTCCAACCCTATCTCAGTACAAAGATGATCGATTACTTT ATCTGGCAAAAGCAAGGAGGAGTTTGATAACTGagctcttttatttttattgcacATACACAATCATAAGGCTTAACCTTACTAGAAGTAAT GTTATCATTGAAAGATATTCGAGGACAGACCTGCTtgaaatggaaaagaaaaa GTACGTGGTTCCTAGAGATATATCTGTTGGCCAGTTTATCCATATTTTAAGCAGCCGGCTTCAACTGACTCCTGGGAAAGCGCTTTTTGTATTTGTGAAGAACACACTACCTCAAACAG CAAGTCGTATGGATTCCATTTACGAAAGTTACAAGGAAGATgatggatttctgtatatgtgttaCAGCAGCGAGAAAACCTTTGGCTAA
- the LOC133710863 gene encoding uncharacterized protein LOC133710863, with translation MASLNFDDQDGVLRSIRDAPPTHYTLKIESLSMLTKNSLEKYESGEFEAGGYKWKLVFYPNGNKSKNVKDHISLYLVMAGANTSQIHWGVHAVFRLFLLDQNTSNYLVFQEQKERRFHAMKLDWGFDQFLSLKDFSEASNGFLMDDTCVFGAEVFVSKERSTGKGECLSMVKDAVMYKHVWKIDSFSKINTDCHDSKTFSSGDQNWKIQLYPKGKGIGTGSHLSLYLALADPTSLPPGTKIYTEFTLRILEQTHQRHQHGKASFWFSASDPERGWQKFITLGFVSQTTMGFLLKDTCIVEAEVTVHGISNAL, from the exons ATGGCTAGTCTTAACTTCGATGACCAAGACG GTGTTTTGAGATCGATTAGGGATGCTCCGCCAACTCATTACACACTAAAAATAGAGTCACTTTCGATGCTGACCAAAAATTCATTGGAGAAATATGAATCAGGGGAATTCGAAGCTGGAGGATACAAATG GAAACTTGTTTTCTATCCAAATGGAAACAAGAGCAAGAATGTTAAAGACCACATTTCTCTCTACCTGGTAATGGCTGGAGCAAATACTTCCCAGATTCACTGGGGTGTACATGCTGTTTTCCGGTTGTTTTTGCTTGATCAGAATACCAGCAACTACCTCGTTTTTCAGG AACAAAAGGAGAGGCGCTTTCATGCAATGAAGCTTGATTGGGGTTTCGATCAGTTTCTCTCCCTCAAAGACTTTTCTGAAGCTTCCAATGGATTTCTCATGGATGATACCTGTGTGTTTGGGGCAGAGGTCTTTGTTTCTAAGGAAAGAAGCACGGGCAAAGGAGAGTGTCTATCTATGGTGAAGGACGCTGTTATGTACAAACATGTTTGGAAGATTGACAGCTTCTCAAAGATAAACACAGACTGCCATGACTCCAAAACTTTCAGTTCTGGAGACCAAAACTG GAAGATACAACTCTATCCCAAGGGTAAAGGCATTGGAACGGGTAGTCATCTTTCCCTTTATTTGGCATTGGCTGATCCTACTTCTCTACCTCCTGGTACTAAAATATATACCGAGTTTACCCTGCGCATCCTTGAACAAACGCATCAAAGGCATCAGCATGGTAAAG CTAGTTTCTGGTTTAGTGCTTCAGATCCAGAAAGGGGTTGGCAGAAATTCATTACACTAGGCTTTGTCAGTCAGACAACCATGGGGTTTCTGTTGAAGGATACTTGCATTGTGGAGGCAGAGGTGACTGTCCATGGAATTTCCAATGCGCTATAG
- the LOC133711541 gene encoding uncharacterized protein LOC133711541: MTSLNFNDQDGVLRSITDAPPTHYTLKIESLSMLTKNSLEKYESGEFGAGGYKWKLVFYPNGNKSKNVKDHISLYLVMAGANTSQIHWGVHAVFRLFLLDQNTGNYFVFQEQKERRFHAMKLDWGFDQFLSLKDFTEASNGFLMDDTCVFGAEVFVSKERSTGKGECLSMVKDAVMYKHVWKIDSFSKINTDCHDSKTFSSGDQKWKIQLYPKGKGIGTGSHLSLYLALADPTSLPPGTKIYTEFTLRILEQKFQWHKYNKGSFWFSASNPDWGWQKFIILEYLGNTGLGYLVKDTCTVEAEVTVRGISNAL; encoded by the exons ATGACTAGTCTCAACTTCAATGACCAAGACG GTGTTTTGAGATCGATTACGGATGCTCCGCCAACTCATTACACACTAAAAATAGAGTCACTTTCGATGCTGACCAAAAATTCACTGGAGAAATATGAATCAGGGGAATTCGGAGCTGGAGGATACAAATG GAAACTTGTTTTTTATCCAAATGGAAACAAGAGCAAGAATGTTAAAGACCACATTTCTCTCTACCTGGTAATGGCCGGAGCAAATACTTCCCAGATTCACTGGGGTGTACATGCTGTTTTCAGGTTGTTTTTGCTTGATCAGAATACCGGCAACTACTTCGTTTTTCAGG AACAAAAGGAGAGGCGCTTTCATGCAATGAAGCTTGATTGGGGTTTCGATCAGTTTCTCTCCCTCAAAGATTTTACTGAAGCTTCCAATGGATTTCTCATGGATGATACCTGTGTGTTTGGGGCAGAGGTCTTTGTTTCTAAGGAAAGAAGCACGGGCAAAGGAGAGTGTCTGTCTATGGTGAAGGACGCGGTTATGTACAAACATGTTTGGAAGATTGACAGCTTCTCAAAGATAAACACAGACTGCCATGACTCCAAGACTTTCAGTTCTGGAGACCAGAAATG GAAGATACAACTCTATCCCAAGGGAAAAGGCATTGGAACGGGTAGTCATCTTTCCCTTTATTTGGCATTGGCTGATCCTACTTCTCTACCTCCTGGTACTAAAATATATACAGAGTTTACCCTGCGCatccttgaacaaaaatttCAATGGCATAAGTATAATAAAG GTAGTTTCTGGTTTAGTGCCTCAAATCCAGATTGGGGTTGGCAGAAATTCATTATACTAGAGTATCTCGGTAATACAGGCTTGGGGTATCTGGTGAAGGATACTTGCACTGTGGAGGCAGAGGTCACTGTCCGTGGAATTTCTAATGCACTATAG